The following are encoded together in the Diachasmimorpha longicaudata isolate KC_UGA_2023 chromosome 3, iyDiaLong2, whole genome shotgun sequence genome:
- the Gaba-b-r1 gene encoding gamma-aminobutyric acid type B receptor subunit 1 isoform X2 — MMRLIGALSMMSLACGSSPASEDNILHIGGIFPIGGEGGWQGGQACMPAANLALEDVNKAKDLLPGFELKLHSNDSECEPGLGASVMYNLLYNAPQKLMLLAGCSTVCTTVAEASKMWNLVVLCYGASSPALSDRNRFPTLFRTHPSATVHNPTRIKLMQKFGWSRVAILQQAEEVFISTVEDLEARCKEAGIEIVTRQSFLSDPADAVRNLRRQDARIIIGLFYVVAARRVLCEVYHQNLYGKSYVWFFIGWYEDNWFEINLDKEGISCTKEQMRMAAEGHLTTEALMWNQNNDTTISGMTSEDFRQRLNQLLKEDGYDIDGNRYPEGYQEAPLAYDAVWSVALAFNKTMEKLAKSGKSLKNFTYTEKEIADEIYSAINSTQFLGVSGYVAFSSQGDRIALTQIEQVIDGKYVKLGYYDTQMDNLTWKNMERWIAGKVPQDRTIVRRVLRTVSLPLFICMCAISALGITIAILLIIFNIWNRHRRVILSSHPVCNTIMLVGVIACFVSVFLLGIDGRFVQPSEYAGICQGRAWVLSIGFTLAFGAMFSKVWRVHRLTTKTKADQAKKVSSVQKNIQPWKLYTMVSALLAVDIVILGSWQGLDPLQRQIEVFQLEMPPYGEDDARIRPELEHCESEHNGVWLGLIYGYKGVVLVFGLFLAYETRSIKVKQINDSRYVGMSIYNVVVLCLITAPVTMVIASQQDASFTFVALAIIFCCFLSMALIFVPKVIEVIRHPKDKAESKYNPDVGMSKEDEERYQKLVIENDELQKLIAQKEEKIKVLKQRLAERDASRGGTGHIPKDSLIVADFVTGEGTSDSAIGGGISVYTRSSRASASDFEFSESYL; from the exons ATGATGCGATTAATCGGGGCTTTGTCGATGATGTCGTTGGCCTGTGGATCTTCACCTGCTTCGGAAGATAATATCCTTCATATTGGGGGGATCTTTCCCATTGGTGGAGAAGGGGGATGGCAAGGAGGGCAG GCGTGTATGCCAGCGGCTAATCTCGCCTTGGAAGACGTCAATAAGGCGAAGGACCTGCTACCGGGATTCGAATTGAAATTGCATTCTAATGACAGCGAG TGCGAACCTGGTCTGGGAGCTTCTGTGATGTATAATTTGCTGTACAATGCTCCCCAGAAGTTGATGCTTTTGGCAGGATGCAGTACTGTCTGCACGACTGTGGCAGAAGCTTCGAAAATGTGGAATCTAGTTGTT CTATGCTACGGTGCCTCATCTCCAGCACTCTCGGACCGCAATCGCTTCCCGACACTTTTTCGAACCCATCCATCTGCTACAGTTCATAATCCAACCAGAATAAAGTTGATGCAGAAATTTGGTTGGTCTAGAGTTGCTATTTTACAACAGGCCGAGGAAGTGTTCATATCG ACAGTAGAGGACTTGGAAGCCCGTTGCAAGGAAGCGGGAATCGAGATCGTGACACGTCAGAGTTTCCTCTCAGATCCGGCGGACGCAGTTAGAAATCTCCGACGTCAGGACGCCAGGATAATAATCGGCCTCTTCTACGTGGTAGCCGCACGTCGAGTTCTCTGCGAGGTCTACCACCAGAACCTCTACGGAAAGAGCTACGTCTGGTTCTTCATCGGATGGTACGAGGACAACTGGTTCGAGATCAATCTCGACAAGGAGGGCATCTCTTGCACGAAGGAACAGATGAGAATGGCCGCGGAGGGTCATCTCACTACTGAGGCCCTAATGTGGAACCAGAACAATGACACAACTATCAGTGGAATGACTTCCGAGGATTTCAGGCAGAGGCTTAATCAGTTGCTGAAGGAGGATGGATATGACATCGATGGGAATCGGTACCCCGAGGGTTATCAGGAAGCTCCACTGGCCTATGATGCTGTTTGGTCTGTTGCACTGG CATTCAATAAGACGATGGAAAAACTGGCGAAATCGGGAAAGAGTTTGAAGAATTTCACTTACACGGAGAAAGAAATAGCGGATGAAATATACTCGGCAATAAATTCCACTCAATTCCTGGGCGTTTCG GGATACGTGGCATTCAGCTCTCAGGGTGATAGAATAGCATTAACCCAAATAGAGCAGGTGATCGATGGAAAGTATGTGAAGCTGGGTTACTACGACACACAGATGGATAATCTGACCTGGAAGAACATGGAGAGATGGATCGCTGGAAAGGTCCCACAGGATCGGACGATCGTTAGAAGAGTTTTAAGAACTGTATCCTTGCCACTGTTCATCTGCATGTGCGCAATTTCAGCACTAGGAATCACCATTGCCATTCTCCTcatcatttttaatatttggaATCGTCACAGGAG AGTAATTCTATCGTCGCATCCGGTCTGCAATACGATCATGCTGGTAGGTGTTATTGCCTGCTTCGTATCAGTATTCTTGTTGGGCATTGATGGTCGCTTCGTTCAGCCCTCTGAATATGCCGGCATTTGTCAAGGAAGAGCTTGGGTGCTTTCAATCGGATTCACCCTGGCATTTGGAGCGATGTTCAGCAAAGTATGGAGAGTACATAGACTGACGACTAAAACAAAAGCTGATCAAGCTAAA AAAGTATCATcagtacaaaaaaatattcaaccgtGGAAATTATACACAATGGTGAGTGCCCTGTTGGCGGTCGATATAGTTATTCTAGGGTCGTGGCAAGGATTGGACCCCTTGCAGAGGCAAATTGAGGTCTTTCAGCTGGAAATGCCACCTTACGGTGAGGACGACGCCAGGATCCGTCCGGAATTGGAGCATTGCGAGAGTGAACACAATGGAGTATGGCTTG GATTAATTTATGGATACAAAGGAGTTGTCCTGGTATTCGGACTGTTTCTCGCCTACGAAACTCGAAGTATAAAAGTGAAACAGATCAACGATTCACGTTACGTCGGAATGTCAATCTACAATGTAGTTGTACTCTGTCTGATAACGGCCCCAGTGACGATGGTCATAGCTAGCCAACAGGATGCGAGCTTCACATTCGTCGCACTGGCGATAATCTTCTGCTGCTTTCTCAGCATGGCCCTTATTTTTGTGCCTAAAGTCATTGAAGTCATCAGACATCCCAAGGATAAGGCTGAGTCTAAGTATAATCCGGATGTGGGAATGTCCAAGGAGGACGAGGAAAGATATCAGAAGCTCGTGATTGAGAATGATGAACTGCAGAAACTGATTGCCCAG aaagaagaaaaaataaaagtgttgAAACAGCGTCTAGCCGAGCGGGACGCATCACGAGGAGGTACAGGGCACATACCTAAGGACTCATTGATAGTAGCTGATTTCGTAACAGGCGAGGGAACATCAGATAGTGCCATTGGTGGGGGTATATCAGTTTATACGAGGTCCTCACGTGCATCTGCATCTGATTTTGAGTTTTCCGAATCATACCTCTAA